Proteins from a genomic interval of Siniperca chuatsi isolate FFG_IHB_CAS linkage group LG10, ASM2008510v1, whole genome shotgun sequence:
- the mkrn4 gene encoding makorin, ring finger protein, 4 produces the protein MEVAWRHAQNTRRMDSVRSGNICRRFLNGSCRFGPRCNYRHEWPVTPSAQICRYFQKGGCWYGERCRYLHVLQPEVDAAVAGRRGSMPTVSSSSVAYAPPDRRGSEPALLQAEVTFRQECSRSELMVNVSNPQRHIGRLTADIAEEQSQDTGSHLTASWELAQNSEVTQACACDGRNKQETSSNEMTEDGGAAAASSTQGEVQEMEAFLQSKNVTCGICMDKVYEKTDPRNHVFGILPNCCHSFCLQCIMTWRKTKDLGPDVVKSCPQCRARSAFYVPNKYWVEGQAKERVIAAFKEKFSKKSCSYYTRYRCCPFKTECLYRHDKHARRRSFPYPEDEEDYDGVDLLNLFIAMTLLGGDDDDDDNDFPFYLSEEYGF, from the exons ATGGAGGTTGCTTGGCGGCATGCTCAAAACACACGGAGGATGGACTCGGTTCGTAGTGGAAATATCTGTAG GCGTTTCCTAAATGGCTCTTGCAGATTTGGTCCGAGGTGTAATTATCGACATGAATGGCCAGTTACACCATCAGCCCAAATATGTAGGTACTTTCAGAAAGGTGGATGCTGGTATGGTGAACGCTGCAG GTACCTCCATGTCCTTCAACCTGAAGTTGATGCCGCTGTTGCAGGTAGAAGAGGTTCAATGCCTACCGTCTCCTCCTCCAGTGTGGCTTACGCTCCACCTGACAGAAGAGGGTCAGAGCCTGCTCTTCTGCAGGCCGAAGTGACGTTCAGGCAGGAATGCAGCAGATCAGAGTTAATGGTTAATGTCTCTAATCCTCAACGCCATATTGGGCGCCTAACAGCAGATATTGCTGAGGAACAATCGCAAG ATACTGGCTCTCATCTAACTGCTTCTTGGGAATTGGCCCAGAATTCAGAAGTTACTCAAGCATGTGCATGTGATGGAAGAAATAAGCAG GAGACTTCTTCCAATGAGATGACAGAGGATGGTGGTGCTGCTGCGGCCTCGAGTACCCAGGGCGAAGTACAGGAAATGGAGGCCTTCCTCCAGAGTAAAAATGTGACCTGTGGCATCTGCATGGACAAGGTGTATGAAAAGACAGATCCAAGAAACCATGTCTTTGGAATTTTGCCCAACTGCTGTCACTCCTTCTGTTTACAATGCATCATgacctggaggaaaacaaaagacCTTGGGCCGGACGTGGTAAA GAGCTGCCCGCAGTGCAGAGCGAGGTCTGCCTTCTATGTGCCTAACAAATACTGGGTTGAAGGACAAGCAAAGGAAAGAGTAATTGCTGCCTTCAAAGAGAAATTCAG TAAGAAAAGCTGCAGTTACTATACGCGGTACAGATGCTGCCCCTTCAAAACGGAGTGCCTTTATCGGCATGACAAACATGCACGTCGCAGGTCATTTCCG TATcctgaagatgaagaggactACGATGGCGTAGATCTGCTTAATCTTTTCATAGCCATGACCCTTCTCGGTGGTGACGATGATGACGACGACAATGACTTTCCTTTTTACCTGTCTGAGGAGTATGGTTTCTGa
- the ppardb gene encoding peroxisome proliferator-activated receptor delta b: protein MERFQQTATEQHDRVNGYSEPKSPQDTADVRWTPPEGESGGSDSCGGTSVSEVTDLRELKARESGDEEDKEEKKVVPASKGLKGDQKKKEKESLDQEENNHSKQNSSAASSYTDLSHTSSPSLSEQLRLGREDSTRSGISVECKVCGDKASGFHYGVHACEGCKGFFRRTVRMKLEYDRCERSCKIQKKNRNKCQYCRFQKCLSLGMSHDAIRYGRMPEAERKKLVAGLLAEELNHGKPGGSDLKTLAKQVNTAYLKNLSMTKKRARSILTGKTSSTSPFVIYDVDTLWKAESGLVWSQLVPGAPLTKEIGVHVFYRCQCTTVETVRELTEFAKCIPGFVDLFLNDQVTLLKYGVHEAIFAMLPSIMNKDGLLVANGKGFVTREFLRSLRKPFSEIMEPKFEFAVKFNALELDDSDLALFVAAIILCGDRPGLMNVKQVEQSQDSILQALDLHLQANHSDSVYLFPKLLQKMADLRQLVTENVHLVQKIKKTESETSLHPLLQEIYKDMY, encoded by the exons ATGGAAAGGTTTCAGCAAACTGCTACAGAGCAGCATGACAGGGTGAACGGCTACTCCGAACCCAAATCCCCACAGGACACGGCTGATGTCCGGTGGACGCCACCGGAGGGAGAGTCTGGAGGTTCAGACAGCTGTGGGGGGACAAGTGTGTCGGAGGTGACAGACCTGCGGGAGTTGAAGGCCAGGGAAAGTGGCGATgaggaggacaaggaggagaagaaggtaGTTCCTGCCTCTAAAGGCCTGAAAGGGGAccagaagaaaaaagagaaagagagtctGGATCAGGAGGAGAACAATCACAGCAAGCAAAACAGCAGTGCAGCATCCAGCTATACAG ACCTGTCCCATACCTCATCGCCGTCGCTTTCAGAACAGCTGCGTCTTGGCCGAGAAGACAGCACAAGGTCTGGAATCAGCGTGGAGTGTAAGGTCTGCGGGGACAAGGCTTCTGGCTTCCACTATGGCGTGCATGCCTGTGAGGGTTGCAAG GGCTTTTTTCGGCGGACAGTGCGGATGAAACTGGAATATGATCGCTGTGAGCGTTCCTGCAAGATTCAGAAGAAGAATCGTAACAAGTGCCAATACTGTCGCTTTCAGAAGTGCCTGTCTTTGGGAATGTCCCATGATG cGATCCGATACGGACGTATGCCTGAGGCGGAGAGGAAGAAGCTGGTGGCAGGCTTGCTTGCAGAGGAACTGAACCACGGCAAACCAGGTGGTTCAGACCTGAAGACCTTGGCCAAACAAGTCAACACAGCCTACCTGAAGAATCTCAGTATGACCAAGAAGAGGGCCCGCAGCATCCTGACGGGCAAAACTAGCAGCACCTCA CCATTTGTGATCTATGATGTGGACACACTCTGGAAGGCAGAGAGTGGTTTGGTATGGAGCCAGCTAGTTCCAGGTGCACCCCTGACCAAGGAGATTGGGGTCCATGTGTTCTACCGCTGCCAATGCACTACAGTGGAGACCGTGCGAGAGCTCACCGAGTTTGCCAAGTGCATTCCAGGGTTTGTGGACCTCTTCCTTAATGATCAG gtGACTTTGCTGAAGTACGGTGTGCACGAGGCCATTTTTGCCATGTTGCCCTCTATCATGAACAAAGATGGGCTATTGGTGGCCAATGGAAAAGGCTTTGTGACTAGGGAGTTCCTGCGCAGTTTAAGAAAGCCCTTCAGTGAGATCATGGAGCCCAAGTTTGAGTTTGCTGTCAAGTTTAATGCTCTGGAGCTGGATGACAGTGACCTGGCTCTGTTTGTTGCTGCCATTATTCTCTGTGGAG ATCGTCCTGGACTAATGAACGTGAAGCAGGTGGAGCAGAGTCAGGACAGCATCCTCCAGGCCCTGGACCTCCACCTTCAAGCAAACCACTCTGACTCAGTCTACCTCTTCCCCAAGCTGCTGCAGAAGATGGCCGACCTCCGTCAGCTGGTTACCGAGAACGTTCACCTTGtccaaaagataaaaaagactGAGTCGGAGACCTCGCTCCACCCTCTACTACAGGAGATCTACAAAGACATGTATTAG
- the LOC122883539 gene encoding differentially expressed in FDCP 6 homolog isoform X3, whose protein sequence is MDLRSELLKSIWYGFTALDLEKSGKVSKSQLKVLSHNLCTVLSIPHDPVALEEHFRDDDDGPVSSQGYMPYLNKYILDKVVEGSFIKENVDELCWTLTAKKNYQTDKTSNTVLPEKDAFRLWCLFNFLSEDKYPLVMVPDEVEYLLKKICMAITIEFNCVELEDFFSQESVQQNGITVWVFLEMMNSGKITRGIDKSIISMAIEEVYREIVGDVLKEGYLWKKGQLRRNWKERWFTLRPSNLSYYTGEDRKDCQGNIVLDGNCCVEVLPDRDGKRCMFCLKTLSKTYEMSASDTKQRQEWTTAIQTAIRLHVEGKKSLHKDLKLKRREQREQREKRRQSKEEELQRLRALQEERERKLAELDLLKEAQKQAQALLEQDEQRRRQQHEQLQRALEVQLREAEEARVSMQAEMALKEEEAERQRKRIQELEEMQKRLEEALQQEIKARLDEEAFRYAQAGLLAEEEEKMKALMALQEEQEEYILKTQREKQELKQEMEVKSRDLEEAQRQLEEVRANRHRVDQDVVAAQRKLRQASTNVKHWNVQMNRLMRPIGPGEKRPSLGSSFSAFQIPTQRDPGLRLRRRSGSEDKDEESKENVDNRAGCDLEKRHSHASNGDMDIP, encoded by the exons GTGCTGTCCCACAACCTGTGCACAGTCTTGAGTATCCCACATGACCCAGTTGCTTTGGAGGAGCACTTcagggatgatgatgatggtccAGTTTCCAGTCAGGGTTATATGCCTTACCTCAACAAATACATCCTGGATaag GTTGTTGAAGGGTCTTTTATTAAGGAAAACGTAGATGAGCTTTGTTGGACTCTTACGGCAAAGAAAAACTACCAGACGGATAAAACCAGCAACACTGTTCTGCCAGAGAAGGATGCTTTTCGGCTTTGGTGcctttttaattttctctctgAAGACAAGTACCCTTTGGTTATGGTCCCTGACGAG GTGGAGTACCTCCTCAAGAAGATATGCATGGCTATAACTATTGAGTTCAACTGTGTTGAATTAGAGGACTTCTTCTCCCAAGAGTCAGTGCAACAGAACGGCATTACTGTTTGGGTTTTTCTGGAGATGATGAACTCGGGGAAGATAACCAGAGGAATTGATAAAAGCATAATCAGCATGGCTATAGAGGAAGTATACAGGGAGATAGTTGGTGATGTCCTCAAAGAG GGTTATCTGTGGAAAAAAGGCCAGCTGAGGAGAAACTGGAAGGAACGCTGGTTCACCTTAAGGCCGAGCAACTTGTCCTACTACACCGGGGAGGACCGCAAGGACTGCCAGGGCAACATAGTTCTGGATGGGAACTGCTGTGTGGAG GTGCTGCCAGACCGGGATGGGAAGAGgtgcatgttttgtttaaaaaccctcTCCAAGACTTATGAGATGAGTGCCTCAGACACCAAACAGAGACAGGAatggactacag CCATTCAAACAGCTATCAGGCTGCACGTGGAAGGGAAAAAGTCGCTCCACAAAGATTTGAAGCTGAAGCGGCGTGAACAGCGGGAGCAGCGGGAGAAGAGACGGCAGTCCaaggaggaggagctgcagaggcTGCGGGCCCTGCAGGAGGAACGGGAGCGTAAGCTGGCGGAGCTGGACCTTCTGAAGGAGGCGCAAAAGCAGGCTCAGGCCCTCCTGGAGCAGGACGAGCAGAGGAGGCGCCAGCAGCACGAACAGCTCCAGCGGGCCCTGGAGGTTCAGCTGCGAGAAGCTGAGGAG GCCCGGGTCAGTATGCAGGCAGAGATGGCTCtgaaagaggaggaagcagagaggcagaggaagaggatccaggagctggaggagatgCAGAAGCGTTTGGAGGAGGCGCTGCAGCAGGAGATCAAAGCCAGACTGGATGAGGAGGCCTTCCGCTACGCTCAAGCAGG GTTACTggccgaggaggaggagaaaatgaaggcCTTGATGGCTCtgcaggaggaacaggaggagtacatcctgaaaacacagagggagaagcaggagctgaaacaggaaatggagGTCAAGTCCCGGGACCTGGAGGAGGCGCAGAGGCAGCTGGAGGAGGTCCGTGCCAACCGGCACAGGGTTGACCAGGATGTAGTG GCTGCCCAGAGGAAACTTCGCCAGGCGAGCACCAACGTCAAACACTGGAACGTCCAGATGAACAGACTGATGCGACCAATCGGACCAGGCG AGAAGAGACCATCGTTGGGAAGCTCTTTCTCAGCCTTCCAGATCCCGACACAGAGAGATCCCGGGCTGCGTCTCAGAAGGAGATCAGGATCAGAGGATAAGGATGAGGAGAGCAAAGAAAATGTTGACAACAGAGCTGGGTGTGATTTAGAGAAACGCCACTCCCATGCCTCTAATGGAGACATGGACATCCCTTAA
- the LOC122883539 gene encoding differentially expressed in FDCP 6 homolog isoform X2 gives MDLRSELLKSIWYGFTALDLEKSGKVSKSQLKVLSHNLCTVLSIPHDPVALEEHFRDDDDGPVSSQGYMPYLNKYILDKVVEGSFIKENVDELCWTLTAKKNYQTDKTSNTVLPEKDAFRLWCLFNFLSEDKYPLVMVPDEVEYLLKKICMAITIEFNCVELEDFFSQESVQQNGITVWVFLEMMNSGKITRGIDKSIISMAIEEVYREIVGDVLKEGYLWKKGQLRRNWKERWFTLRPSNLSYYTGEDRKDCQGNIVLDGNCCVEEVDDDQILFGRSKWIKNVLFPVLPDRDGKRCMFCLKTLSKTYEMSASDTKQRQEWTTAIQTAIRLHVEGKKSLHKDLKLKRREQREQREKRRQSKEEELQRLRALQEERERKLAELDLLKEAQKQAQALLEQDEQRRRQQHEQLQRALEVQLREAEEARVSMQAEMALKEEEAERQRKRIQELEEMQKRLEEALQQEIKARLDEEAFRYAQAGLLAEEEEKMKALMALQEEQEEYILKTQREKQELKQEMEVKSRDLEEAQRQLEEVRANRHRVDQDVVAAQRKLRQASTNVKHWNVQMNRLMRPIGPGEKRPSLGSSFSAFQIPTQRDPGLRLRRRSGSEDKDEESKENVDNRAGCDLEKRHSHASNGDMDIP, from the exons GTGCTGTCCCACAACCTGTGCACAGTCTTGAGTATCCCACATGACCCAGTTGCTTTGGAGGAGCACTTcagggatgatgatgatggtccAGTTTCCAGTCAGGGTTATATGCCTTACCTCAACAAATACATCCTGGATaag GTTGTTGAAGGGTCTTTTATTAAGGAAAACGTAGATGAGCTTTGTTGGACTCTTACGGCAAAGAAAAACTACCAGACGGATAAAACCAGCAACACTGTTCTGCCAGAGAAGGATGCTTTTCGGCTTTGGTGcctttttaattttctctctgAAGACAAGTACCCTTTGGTTATGGTCCCTGACGAG GTGGAGTACCTCCTCAAGAAGATATGCATGGCTATAACTATTGAGTTCAACTGTGTTGAATTAGAGGACTTCTTCTCCCAAGAGTCAGTGCAACAGAACGGCATTACTGTTTGGGTTTTTCTGGAGATGATGAACTCGGGGAAGATAACCAGAGGAATTGATAAAAGCATAATCAGCATGGCTATAGAGGAAGTATACAGGGAGATAGTTGGTGATGTCCTCAAAGAG GGTTATCTGTGGAAAAAAGGCCAGCTGAGGAGAAACTGGAAGGAACGCTGGTTCACCTTAAGGCCGAGCAACTTGTCCTACTACACCGGGGAGGACCGCAAGGACTGCCAGGGCAACATAGTTCTGGATGGGAACTGCTGTGTGGAG GAAGTAGACGATGATCAAATATTGTTTGGTCGTTCAAAATGGATCAAAAACGTCCTTTTCCCA GTGCTGCCAGACCGGGATGGGAAGAGgtgcatgttttgtttaaaaaccctcTCCAAGACTTATGAGATGAGTGCCTCAGACACCAAACAGAGACAGGAatggactacag CCATTCAAACAGCTATCAGGCTGCACGTGGAAGGGAAAAAGTCGCTCCACAAAGATTTGAAGCTGAAGCGGCGTGAACAGCGGGAGCAGCGGGAGAAGAGACGGCAGTCCaaggaggaggagctgcagaggcTGCGGGCCCTGCAGGAGGAACGGGAGCGTAAGCTGGCGGAGCTGGACCTTCTGAAGGAGGCGCAAAAGCAGGCTCAGGCCCTCCTGGAGCAGGACGAGCAGAGGAGGCGCCAGCAGCACGAACAGCTCCAGCGGGCCCTGGAGGTTCAGCTGCGAGAAGCTGAGGAG GCCCGGGTCAGTATGCAGGCAGAGATGGCTCtgaaagaggaggaagcagagaggcagaggaagaggatccaggagctggaggagatgCAGAAGCGTTTGGAGGAGGCGCTGCAGCAGGAGATCAAAGCCAGACTGGATGAGGAGGCCTTCCGCTACGCTCAAGCAGG GTTACTggccgaggaggaggagaaaatgaaggcCTTGATGGCTCtgcaggaggaacaggaggagtacatcctgaaaacacagagggagaagcaggagctgaaacaggaaatggagGTCAAGTCCCGGGACCTGGAGGAGGCGCAGAGGCAGCTGGAGGAGGTCCGTGCCAACCGGCACAGGGTTGACCAGGATGTAGTG GCTGCCCAGAGGAAACTTCGCCAGGCGAGCACCAACGTCAAACACTGGAACGTCCAGATGAACAGACTGATGCGACCAATCGGACCAGGCG AGAAGAGACCATCGTTGGGAAGCTCTTTCTCAGCCTTCCAGATCCCGACACAGAGAGATCCCGGGCTGCGTCTCAGAAGGAGATCAGGATCAGAGGATAAGGATGAGGAGAGCAAAGAAAATGTTGACAACAGAGCTGGGTGTGATTTAGAGAAACGCCACTCCCATGCCTCTAATGGAGACATGGACATCCCTTAA
- the LOC122883539 gene encoding differentially expressed in FDCP 6 homolog isoform X1 has translation MDLRSELLKSIWYGFTALDLEKSGKVSKSQLKVLSHNLCTVLSIPHDPVALEEHFRDDDDGPVSSQGYMPYLNKYILDKVVEGSFIKENVDELCWTLTAKKNYQTDKTSNTVLPEKDAFRLWCLFNFLSEDKYPLVMVPDEVEYLLKKICMAITIEFNCVELEDFFSQESVQQNGITVWVFLEMMNSGKITRGIDKSIISMAIEEVYREIVGDVLKEVGDASATKSVCFGSWRALHCVGDSICVCRSGCVQGYLWKKGQLRRNWKERWFTLRPSNLSYYTGEDRKDCQGNIVLDGNCCVEVLPDRDGKRCMFCLKTLSKTYEMSASDTKQRQEWTTAIQTAIRLHVEGKKSLHKDLKLKRREQREQREKRRQSKEEELQRLRALQEERERKLAELDLLKEAQKQAQALLEQDEQRRRQQHEQLQRALEVQLREAEEARVSMQAEMALKEEEAERQRKRIQELEEMQKRLEEALQQEIKARLDEEAFRYAQAGLLAEEEEKMKALMALQEEQEEYILKTQREKQELKQEMEVKSRDLEEAQRQLEEVRANRHRVDQDVVAAQRKLRQASTNVKHWNVQMNRLMRPIGPGEKRPSLGSSFSAFQIPTQRDPGLRLRRRSGSEDKDEESKENVDNRAGCDLEKRHSHASNGDMDIP, from the exons GTGCTGTCCCACAACCTGTGCACAGTCTTGAGTATCCCACATGACCCAGTTGCTTTGGAGGAGCACTTcagggatgatgatgatggtccAGTTTCCAGTCAGGGTTATATGCCTTACCTCAACAAATACATCCTGGATaag GTTGTTGAAGGGTCTTTTATTAAGGAAAACGTAGATGAGCTTTGTTGGACTCTTACGGCAAAGAAAAACTACCAGACGGATAAAACCAGCAACACTGTTCTGCCAGAGAAGGATGCTTTTCGGCTTTGGTGcctttttaattttctctctgAAGACAAGTACCCTTTGGTTATGGTCCCTGACGAG GTGGAGTACCTCCTCAAGAAGATATGCATGGCTATAACTATTGAGTTCAACTGTGTTGAATTAGAGGACTTCTTCTCCCAAGAGTCAGTGCAACAGAACGGCATTACTGTTTGGGTTTTTCTGGAGATGATGAACTCGGGGAAGATAACCAGAGGAATTGATAAAAGCATAATCAGCATGGCTATAGAGGAAGTATACAGGGAGATAGTTGGTGATGTCCTCAAAGAGGTAGGAGATGCATCTGCCaccaaaagtgtgtgttttggttccTGGCGTGCTCTACATTGTGTCGGtgacagtatatgtgtgtgtcggTCGGGCTGCGTGCAGGGTTATCTGTGGAAAAAAGGCCAGCTGAGGAGAAACTGGAAGGAACGCTGGTTCACCTTAAGGCCGAGCAACTTGTCCTACTACACCGGGGAGGACCGCAAGGACTGCCAGGGCAACATAGTTCTGGATGGGAACTGCTGTGTGGAG GTGCTGCCAGACCGGGATGGGAAGAGgtgcatgttttgtttaaaaaccctcTCCAAGACTTATGAGATGAGTGCCTCAGACACCAAACAGAGACAGGAatggactacag CCATTCAAACAGCTATCAGGCTGCACGTGGAAGGGAAAAAGTCGCTCCACAAAGATTTGAAGCTGAAGCGGCGTGAACAGCGGGAGCAGCGGGAGAAGAGACGGCAGTCCaaggaggaggagctgcagaggcTGCGGGCCCTGCAGGAGGAACGGGAGCGTAAGCTGGCGGAGCTGGACCTTCTGAAGGAGGCGCAAAAGCAGGCTCAGGCCCTCCTGGAGCAGGACGAGCAGAGGAGGCGCCAGCAGCACGAACAGCTCCAGCGGGCCCTGGAGGTTCAGCTGCGAGAAGCTGAGGAG GCCCGGGTCAGTATGCAGGCAGAGATGGCTCtgaaagaggaggaagcagagaggcagaggaagaggatccaggagctggaggagatgCAGAAGCGTTTGGAGGAGGCGCTGCAGCAGGAGATCAAAGCCAGACTGGATGAGGAGGCCTTCCGCTACGCTCAAGCAGG GTTACTggccgaggaggaggagaaaatgaaggcCTTGATGGCTCtgcaggaggaacaggaggagtacatcctgaaaacacagagggagaagcaggagctgaaacaggaaatggagGTCAAGTCCCGGGACCTGGAGGAGGCGCAGAGGCAGCTGGAGGAGGTCCGTGCCAACCGGCACAGGGTTGACCAGGATGTAGTG GCTGCCCAGAGGAAACTTCGCCAGGCGAGCACCAACGTCAAACACTGGAACGTCCAGATGAACAGACTGATGCGACCAATCGGACCAGGCG AGAAGAGACCATCGTTGGGAAGCTCTTTCTCAGCCTTCCAGATCCCGACACAGAGAGATCCCGGGCTGCGTCTCAGAAGGAGATCAGGATCAGAGGATAAGGATGAGGAGAGCAAAGAAAATGTTGACAACAGAGCTGGGTGTGATTTAGAGAAACGCCACTCCCATGCCTCTAATGGAGACATGGACATCCCTTAA